From a region of the Triticum aestivum cultivar Chinese Spring chromosome 7D, IWGSC CS RefSeq v2.1, whole genome shotgun sequence genome:
- the LOC123171110 gene encoding uncharacterized protein: MSAASGYVAVPRYPVIFDGTNYIEFAGFMRIHMRGIRLWGVLSGEVCCPPRPVPPVAPTPPTPLVLPTDATQAAKDAAKLADETADRVYDERVLAYEEALQTYHGALSVYTQWLDDDARAAAVLTASVLPQFASEFLGLPTVFQMWTCLRQRYEPSGDALYLSVVRQEHALQQGDSTVDDFYAQSSAIWRQLDSLRSAGCRTCPCCQAVQANLEFHRVYEFLSRLRKEFEPRRAQLFARGRISLMEALSEIRAEETRLRGAGLLEVPSVLATRASSTPPAAPLHSRSSAPPLLPTPSGGSGRPRPHCDYCNNDGHIESQCYTKRKHLRKARSSSSGTSSSPSTASAIALTEQDILRLKRLLAASGSSSTGTAGSVTDASRTEHLPSTQSGTSPWVLDSGASFHIKCI; encoded by the exons ATGTCTGCTGCATCGGGCTATGTTGCTGTCCCTCGCTATCCGGTGATCTTCGATGGTACCAACTACATCGAGTTcgctggcttcatgcgcattcacatgcgtggcattcgtctctggggtgttctttctggcgaggtctgctgtccgccacgtccggtccctccggtggcccctactccACCGACTCCACTGGTTCTTCCTACGGACGCTactcaggccgccaaggatgcggctaagcttGCCGATGAGACTGCTGATCGTGTTTATGATGAGAgggttttggcttatgaggaggctcttcagacgtatcatggtgctttgtctgtttacacccagtggcttgatgatgatgctcgtgctgcagctgttctcactgctagtgttctgcctcagtttgcttctgagtttctgggtcttcctactgtctttcagatgtggacctgtcttcgtcagcgctatgagccctctggtgatgccttatacctttctgtggttcgtcaggagcatgctcttcagcagggtgactctactgttgatgacttttatgcacagagttctgctatctggcgccagcttgattctctccgcagtgctggttgtcgtacttgtccctgctgccaggctgtccaggccaaCTTGGAGTTTCATCGTGTctacgagttcctgtctcggcttcgtaaggagtttgagccccggcgtgctcagttgtttgctcgtggccgtatttctctcatggaggcgctttcagagattcgtgctgaggagactcgcttacgtggtgctggtttgctggaggttccctctgtgcttgctactcgggcttcttccactccacctgctgcaccgctccattctcgctcgagtgctccaccgctcttgcccactccttctggaggctcaggtcgcccccgtccacattgtgactactgcaacaatgatggtcatattgagtcccagtgctacacgaagcggaaacacctgcgcaaggcgcgatcCTCCTCCTCTGGGACTTCGTCATCTCCCTCgacagcttcagccattgctttgactgagcaggatattctgagacttaagcgtctgctcgcggcttcaggttcttcctcgacgggtactgctggttctgtgactgatgcttctcGCACTGAGCACCtgccctctacacagtcaggtacatccccatgggttctggactctggagcttcttttcatat TAAATGCATCTGA
- the LOC123171111 gene encoding ABC transporter B family member 19 — protein sequence MATAYDEDHSISSSQHDDTDDRRSTIPAASADEKPFPFFGLLCYADKVDWLLMALGTVGSAIHGMAFPIGYLLLGKALDAFGTNINNQEAMVHALYKVVPYVWYMAAATFPAGMVEISCWIYSSERQLARMRLEYLRSVLNQEVGAFDTDLSTANIITGVTNHMNVIQDAIGEKLGHFVASFSTFFAGIIIAFASCWEVAMLSFLVIPLILAIGATYTKKMNVISLSRNAIVSQATSVVEQTLSHIKTVFSFAGENWAMKSFVQCTDNQYKLSKKEAMIKGIGLGLFQTVTFCSWALMVWIGAVAVSNRTATGGGTIAAIMSILFGAISITYAAPDLQTFNQAKAAGKEVFKVIRRNPSISYTKGGAILEKVYGEIKLHGVHFAYPSRQDKPILQGFSLSIPAGKVVALVGSSGSGKSTVISLLQRFYDPTSGDIFIDGHSIKKLDLKSLRRNIASVSQEPSLFSGTIKDNLRIGKMDATDEEIIEAATTANVHSFISKLPNEYLTEVGERGVQLSGGQKQRVAIARAMLKDPPILLLDEATSALDSESEKLVQDALERAMHGRTVILIAHRMSTIVNADTIVVVENGSVAQTGTHQELLQKSTFYSNVCRMQNIEKESGKMVASPSDKVIEEQTDEAYNRQPSTKQGQQNKLEPLNSKQSKQEVRKEIPPFFRIWYGLRRDDIAKILLGSSAAAISGISKPLFGYFIMTIGVAYYDQDAKRKVSKYSLIFFGAGMVTLASSILQHYIYGVIGETAMKNLREALFSSVLQNELGWFEKPKNGVGSLTSRIVSDTSTVKSIISDRMAVIVQCISSILIATTVSMFVNWRMGLVSWAVMPCHFIGGLIQAKSAKGFYGDAAIAHQELVSLASEAASNIRTVASFVYEDEIMKKAELSLQEPMRITKIESMKYGIIQGISLCLWNIAHAVALWYTTVLVQRKQASFENSIRSYQIFSLTVPSITELWTLIPMVMSAITILNPAFDILDRETQIVPDEPKATSDCWLVGRIEFQGVNFNYPSRPEITILDGFNLVIEPGQRVALVGPSGAGKSSVLALILRFYDPHRGTVLVDNKDIRDYNLRWLRRQIGLVQQEPILFNTSIRDNISYGSEESSETEIIQAAMDANIHEFISGLPEGYGTVVGDKGGQLSGGQKQRIAIARTLLKRPDILLLDEATSALDGESERVVMTSLGAKEWNNRGERSSNITSITVAHRLSTVINADMIVVMEKGKVAETGDHQTLISADDGVYSRLFHLQSNMKD from the exons ATGGCCACAGCCTATGACGAAGACCACTCCATTTCATCATCTCAGCATGATGACACGGATGACAGGAGGAGCACCATCCCAGCAGCTAGTGCTGATGAGAAGCCATTCCCGTTCTTCGGGCTGCTTTGCTACGCTGATAAGGTGGACTGGCTACTCATGGCCCTGGGAACCGTCGGGTCTGCCATCCATGGCATGGCATTCCCGATCGGATATCTCCTTCTCGGGAAAGCACTTGATGCCTTCGGAACCAACATAAATAATCAGGAGGCCATGGTCCATGCATTGTACAAG GTGGTTCCGTATGTGTGGTACATGGCGGCAGCTACTTTTCCTGCTGGAATGGTTG AGATCTCCTGCTGGATATACTCGAGTGAGAGGCAGTTAGCACGCATGCGGCTGGAATATCTGAGATCAGTCCTTAATCAAGAGGTTGGGGCCTTCGATACAGACTTGTCCACTGCAAACATCATCACCGGGGTAACCAACCACATGAATGTCATACAAGATGCAATTGGTGAGAAG CTCGGTCATTTCGTCGCAAGCTTCTCCACTTTCTTTGCTGGTATAATAATTGCATTTGCCAGCTGCTGGGAAGTCGCGATGCTCTCCTTCCTGGTCATTCCTCTGATCCTCGCTATTGGAGCCACATACACAAAAAAGATGAATGTCATATCATTGTCACGCAATGCTATTGTCTCACAAGCAACATCTGTCGTAGAACAG ACTTTGTCACATATCAAGACTGTCTTCTCCTTTGCCGGAGAGAACTGGGCCATGAAATCCTTTGTGCAGTGCACAGACAATCAATACAAATTAAGCAAGAAGGAGGCGATGATAAAGGGAATAGGGCTGGGCTTGTTCCAAACAGTGACCTTTTGTTCATGGGCACTGATGGTTTGGATTGGGGCAGTTGCAGTAAGCAACCGGACAGCAACAGGAGGTGGCACGATAGCTGCCATCATGAGCATCCTCTTTGGCGCAAT ATCAATTACCTACGCTGCACCAGATCTTCAGACCTTTAATCAAGCAAAGGCTGCAGGAAAAGAGGTCTTCAAGGTGATCAGAAGGAATCCATCCATAAGTTACACAAAAGGTGGAGCGATATTAGAAAAGGTTTATGGAGAGATCAAACTGCATGGGGTGCATTTCGCCTATCCCTCCCGCCAGGATAAGCCAATTCTCCAAGGATTCTCACTGTCGATCCCCGCAGGCAAAGTTGTTGCTCTGGTAGGAAGCAGCGGCTCTGGGAAGAGCACAGTTATTTCACTACTTCAAAGGTTCTATGATCCAACCTCAG GTGACATATTCATTGATGGCCACAGTATTAAGAAACTAGATCTGAAATCCCTGCGGAGAAATATAGCTTCAGTATCTCAGGAGCCATCGCTGTTTTCTGGTACTATCAAGGACAACTTAAGGATTGGTAAAATGGATGCAACTGATGAAGAGATAATTGAAGCAGCAACAACAGCTAATGTGCATTCATTCATATCTAAACTTCCCAATGAATACTTAACAGAG GTAGGAGAAAGAGGTGTGCAGTTGTCAGGAGGCCAGAAACAAAGAGTAGCTATTGCAAGGGCAATGCTGAAGGATCCACCAATTCTCCTTCTGGATGAAGCGACAAGTGCCCTTGATTCAGAGTCAGAAAAGCTAGTGCAGGATGCACTTGAGAGAGCCATGCATGGAAGGACAGTTATCCTGATAGCCCACAGGATGTCCACAATTGTAAATGCTGACACCATTGTTGTCGTAGAGAATGGAAGTGTGGCACAGACCGGGACACATCAAGAGTTGCTCCAGAAAAGCACATTCTACTCAAACGTATGCAGGATGCAAAATATTGAGAAGGAATCTGGAAAGATGGTAGCAAG CCCTTCTGATAAAGTAATAGAAGAACAAACTGATGAAGCATACAACAGACAGCCCTCCACGAAGCAAGGACAACAGAACAAACTAGAACCACTAAACTCAAAGCAATCAAAGCAAGAGGTCAGAAAGGAAATACCTCCTTTCTTCCGAATTTGGTATGGGCTACGCAGAGACGACATTGCAAAAATTCTATTAGGATCCTCAGCAGCGGCCATCTCTGGAATCTCAAAGCCCTTGTTTGGTTACTTCATCATGACAATTGGCGTGGCATACTATGATCAAGATGCAAAAAGAAAAGTCAGCAAATATTCTTTGATTTTCTTCGGGGCTGGGATGGTCACACTGGCCAGTAGCATCTTGCAGCACTACATTTATGGTGTTATTGGAGAAACGGCAATGAAAAACCTAAGAGAGGCCCTCTTTTCAT CTGTGCTCCAAAATGAGCTTGGTTGGTTTGAAAAGCCAAAGAATGGTGTAGGATCTCTTACCTCACGCATTGTCAGTGACACATCAACAGTAAAGAGCATCATATCTGATAGGATGGCAGTCATTGTGCAATGCATCTCTTCAATCCTGATAGCAACAACGGTAAGCATGTTCGTCAACTGGAGGATGGGTTTAGTATCATGGGCAGTCATGCCATGCCATTTCATCGGCGGCCTTATCCAAGCCAAGTCAGCCAAGGGATTTTACGGCGACGCTGCTATTGCTCACCAGGAGCTCGTGTCCCTTGCTTCGGAGGCTGCTAGCAACATCCGGACCGTGGCATCCTTTGTTTATGAAGAtgaaatcatgaagaaagcagaaCTGTCGCTGCAAGAACCCATGAGAATCACCAAGATTGAGAGCATGAAGTATGGGATAATCCAAGGGATCTCGCTCTGCCTGTGGAACATCGCACATGCAGTGGCACTCTGGTACACCACAGTTCTGGTCCAGAGAAAGCAAGCATCATTTGAGAACAGCATACGGTCATACCAGATATTCTCGCTCACGGTGCCTTCCATCACAGAGTTATGGACCCTGATTCCCATGGTCATGTCAGCCATAACAATACTGAATCCTGCATTTGACATACTTGACAGAGAGACGCAGATTGTGCCAGATGAACCAAAAGCGACAAGTGACTGCTGGCTCGTGGGGAGAATTGAGTTTCAGGGTGTGAACTTCAACTATCCATCACGCCCAGAGATCACCATTCTGGATGGCTTCAATCTAGTCATCGAGCCTGGCCAAAGGGTAGCATTGGTTGGCCCAAGCGGTGCAGGAAAATCCTCTGTCCTGGCTCTCATACTGAGATTCTACGATCCGCACAGAGGTACAGTGCTAGTTGACAACAAAGATATAAGGGACTACAACCTCAGATGGCTCAGGAGGCAAATTGGATTAGTTCAACAGGAACCAATTCTGTTCAACACATCCATCAGAGATAACATTAGTTATGGAAGTGAAGAATCTTCAGAAACTGAAATCATCCAGGCTGCCATGGACGCAAACATTCACGAGTTCATCAGCGGTTTGCCAGAAGGGTACGGCACAGTCGTTGGAGACAAAGGAGGTCAGCTTTCAGGAGGGCAGAAACAGCGCATAGCTATCGCAAGAACTCTACTAAAGAGGCCAGACATTCTGCTTCTTGACGAGGCAACTAGCGCACTCGATGGTGAGTCTGAGAGGGTGGTGATGACTTCTTTAGGGGCCAAGGAGTGGAACAACAGAGGTGAGCGATCAAGCAATATTACAAGCATCACAGTGGCGCATAGATTGTCCACAGTCATAAATGCAGACATGATTGTTGTGATGGAGAAAGGGAAGGTGGCTGAAACCGGTGACCACCAAACACTGATATCTGCAGATGATGGTGTTTACTCAAGGCTGTTTCACTTGCAAAGCAACATGAAGGATTGA